Proteins from a single region of Hypomesus transpacificus isolate Combined female chromosome 9, fHypTra1, whole genome shotgun sequence:
- the LOC124470762 gene encoding sortilin-like: MISGMCTIQNIKWLTSYIIDSKFNIVFNFKLLKMILLHCIIYVFLFPCALSKNVHGPNFGYGMFEKTQRPRDDHSIRVGAHFDHFVVKKRSVELDIKTCKPLPGFEATLKNNTHSFTFNVRSMGSVSLAWVGDGTGVLLALTTFQVPMFMLRFGQSTLYRSEDYGKTFKDVTHLINHTFVQTEFGIAISPDHSGKVILTGDLSEKGGSRLFRSQDFGRSFVPSDLPFEPLIQMLYNPGDCSVLLTLSIKMDAWLSEDFGATWRKMHDSVCLVRWGPKNTLYFTTNPNGSCSDRGMLELKRTVDYGRSFRTIATKVYSFVLGGRFIFASIMTGTGTERMIHVSVSGGEDWNMAQLPTVGHEQFYSILAANDDMVFMHVDDPGDTGVGTIYVSDDRGVLYSRSLTRHLYTTTGGDTDFTNITSLRGVYMSSVLTEEGSVETVVTFNQGGEWQPLNHPRNSRCDTDTSTNRPSRCRLHIHASYSTTMKMNVPMLPLSQPSAVGIILAHGSVGDPASVLAPDVYVSDDGGYTWLEALRGPHHYAILDSGGLLVAVEHTQSPLHQIKFSTDEGQCWRVYNFTSEPVHFSGMDSEPGARSMNISLWGFRDRPGNWVVVTIDFRQLLNIDCGEGDYVQWLAHSSDLIDPSDGCLLGYKEHFLRLRKDSICWNGRDYIITTQAAPCSCTLDDYHCDFGYYRSENSSECVRQADLKGLDLEFCLNGTTEQLQTSGYRKIPGDRCEAGIKPERKEIDLRKVCVSSALLPKPLAEDNYFNPAPVVVIVMLFLLLSAAAGVLLVKKYVCGGRFLVHRYSVLRQHVEANGIEGVDDLDTNSMETGKTHYHDDSDEDLLA, translated from the exons ATGATTAGCGGCATGTGTACAATACAAAACATCAAGTGGCTAACTAGCTACATCATAGATTCAAAGTTTAATATTGTATTTAACTTCAAACTTTTAAAAATGATCCTGCTacattgtattatttatgtATTCTTGTTTCCTTGTGCACTTAGTAAGAATGTACACGGACCCAACTTTGGCTACGGAATGTTTGAGAAGACTCAGAGACCGAGAGATGATCACAGTATTCGTGTGGGAGCACATTTTGATCATTTTGTGGTCAAGAAACGAAGCGTCGAACTCGACATAAAGACTTGCAAACCACTCCCGGGATTTGAGGCCACGCTAAAGAATAACACACATTCC TTCACCTTCAATGTACGGAGCATGGGCTCAGTGTCTCTGGCCTGGGTTGGAGATGGCACTGGG GTGCTGCTGGCCTTGACCACGTTCCAGGTGCCCATGTTCATGCTGCGCTTCGGCCAGTCCACCCTCTACAGGAG CGAGGACTATGGGAAAACCTTCAAGGATGTCACTCACCTGATCAACCACACGTTCGTCCAGACAGAGTTTGGCATCGCCATCAGCCCAGACCACTCTGGCAAG GTGATTCTGACAGGTGACCTGTCGGAGAAGGGCGGCTCGCGGCTGTTCCGCTCGCAGGACTTTGGCCGGAGCTTTGTCCCGTCCGACCTCCCCTTTGAGCCCCTCATCCAGATGCTGTACAACCCTGGAGACTGCAGCGTGCTGCTGACCCTCAGCATCAAG aTGGACGCGTGGCTGTCTGAGGACTTTGGTGCCACCTGGAGGAAGATGCATGACAGCGTGTGTCTCGTCAGATG GGGCCCTAAGAACACCCTCTACTTCACCACAAACCCCAACGGATCCTGCA GCGATAGGGGAATGTTGGAGTTAAAGAGGACTGTGGACTACGGTAGAAGTTTCCGGACCATCGCCACCAAAGTCTACTCTTTTGTATTAGGAGGACGATTCATCTTTGCGTCCATCATGACTGGaacg ggcaCCGAGCGTATGATCCACGTGTCGGTgagcggaggagaggactgGAACATGGCCCAGCTCCCCACTGTGGGTCACGAGCAGTTCTACTCCATCCTGGCTGCCAACGACGACATGGTCTTCATGCACGTGGACGaccctggag ACACTGGCGTCGGCACCATCTATGTGTCGGACGACCGAGGCGTGCTGTACTCCAGGTCTCTGACGCGCCACCTCTACACCACCACAGGGGGCGACACTGACTTCACCAACATCACCTCGCTCCGGGGGGTCTACATGAGCAGCGTGCTCACAGAAG AAGGCTCAGTAGAGACGGTGGTGACCTTTAACCAGGGAGGAGAGTGGCAGCCTCTGAATCACCCACGAAACAGCCGCTGTGACACGGACACCTCCACCAACCGGCCCAGCAGG TGCAGACTGCACATCCACGCCTCCTACAGCACCACCATGAAGATGAACGTCCCCATGCTGCCCCTGTCTCAGCCCAGCGCTGTAGGCATCATCCTGGCtcacg gtAGCGTTGGAGACCCAGCCTCTGTGTTGGCCCCTGACGTGTACGTGTCTGACGACGGGGGCTACACCTGGCTGGAGGCCCTCAGGGGCCCCCACCACTACGCCATCCTGGACTCTGGGGGGCTGCTGGTGGCTGTGGAGCACACCCAGTCACCACTCCATCAGATCAA GTTTTCCACAGACGAGGGCCAGTGCTGGCGTGTGTACAACTTCACCAGCGAGCCCGTGCACTTCAGCGGCATGGACTCTGAGCCCGGGGCACGCTCCATGAACATAAGCCTCTGGGGCTTCAGGGACCGGCCGGGGAACTGGGTGGTCGTCACCATCGACTTCAGACAGCTCCTCAACAtagact GCGGAGAGGGCGACTACGTGCAGTGGCTGGCCCACTCCTCTGACCTCATCGACCCCAGTGACGGCTGCCTGCTGGGCTATAAGGAACACTTCCTGCGCCTGAGGAAGGACTCCATCTGCTGGAACGGGAGGGATTACATTATCACTACCCAGGCCGCCCCCTGCTCCTGCACGCTGGATGACTACCACTG TGATTTTGGGTACTACCGCTCAGAGAACAGCTCAGAGTGTGTGAGGCAGGCCGATCTGAAGGGCCTTGACCTGGAGTTCTGTCTGAATGGGACCACAGAACAACTGCAGACCAGCGG GTACCGGAAGATTCCAGGGGACCGGTGTGAGGCCGGGATCAAGCCGGAGAGGAAGGAGATAGACCTGAGAAAAGTCTGCGTCAGCAGTGCCCTCCTTCCCAAGCCTTTG gctgaagacaactatttcaatCCTGCTCCAGTAGTAGTGATTGTCATGTTGTTTCTGCTCCTGAGTGCTGCTGCGGGTGTTTTGCTAGTAAAGAAGTATGTCTGTGGAGGAAG GTTCCTGGTACATAGGTACTCTGTACTGCGGCAGCATGTTGAGGCCAATGGGATTGAGGGAGTGGATGATCTGGACACAAACAGCATGGAGACAGGCAAAACACATTACCACGATGACTCAGATGAG GATCTCTTGGCTTGA
- the psma5 gene encoding proteasome subunit alpha type-5 gives MFLTRSEYDRGVNTFSPEGRLFQVEYAIEAIKLGSTAIGIQTSEGVCLAVEKRITSPLMEPSSIEKIVEIDTHIGCAMSGLIADAKTLIDKARVETQNHWFTYNETMTVESVTQAVSNLALQFGEEDADPGAMSRPFGVALLFGGLDEKGPQLYHMDPSGTFVQCDARAIGSASEGAQSSLQEVYHKSMTLKDAIKSSLTILKQVMEEKLNATNIELATIEPGKTFHMYSKEELEDVIKDI, from the exons ATGTTTTTGACAAGATCGGAATATGACAG GGGAGTGAACACCTTTTCTCCTGAGGGAAGACTGTTCCAAGTGGAATATGCCATTGAAGCAATAAAG CTTGGGTCCACAGCCATTGGCATCCAGACATctgagggggtgtgtctggctgtggagAAGAGgatcacctctcctctcatggAGCCCAGCAGCATTGAGAAGATTGTCGAGATTGACACTCACATTG GCTGTGCTATGAGTGGCTTGATTGCTGATGCCAAGACCCTCATCGACAAAGCCAGGGTGGAAACACAG AACCACTGGTTTACCTACAATGAAACAATGACTGTGGAGAGTGTAACCCAAGCCGTGTCTAACCTGGCCCTGCAGTTTGGAGAGGAGGATGCAGACCCTGGAGCCATG AGCCGGCCCTTCGGAGTGGCTCTCCTCTTTGGGGGTCTGGATGAAAAGGGACCCCAGCT GTACCACATGGACCCCTCTGGCACCTTTGTGCAGTGTGATGCCCGGGCCATCGGCTCCGCCTCTGAGGGAGCGCAGAGCTCTCTACAGGAGGTCTACCACAAG TCCATGACGTTAAAAGATGCCATCAAGTCATCCCTCACCATCCTGAAGCAGGTGATGGAAGAGAAGCTCAATGCTACCAACATCGAG CTGGCCACCATAGAGCCAGGGAAGACCTTCCACATGTACTccaaggaggagctggaggatgtGATCAAGGACATCTAG
- the LOC124470821 gene encoding HLA class II histocompatibility antigen, DQ beta 1 chain-like — protein MSWSTIFFICMALVLSTQTADGYKYYRSARCVYSDDLHDMEFIDSYVFNKVEYIRFNSTVGLYVGLTEHGIYNADLWNKGPIVAQEKTQLEGYCKHNAANEYSNILDKHVKPSVPRLSSGTPSSGRHPAMLMCSAYDYYPKQIRVTWIRDGQEVTSDVTSTEELVDGDWYYQIHSQLEYMPKSGEKISCMVEHASLDKPIVEHWDPSLPESEKSKIAIGASGLVLGLVLSLAGLIYYQRKKSNGRTLVPSG, from the exons ATGTCCTGGTCAACTATATTTTTCATTTGCATGGCTCTGGTGCTCTCTACACAAACAGCAG ATGGATATAAGTATTATCGGTCAGCACGCTGTGTGTACTCAGATGACCTGCATGATATGGAGTTTATAGACTCTTATGTTTTCAACAAAGTTGAGTACATCAGATTCAACAGCACAGTTGGTCTCTACGTTGGATTAACGGAACATGGTATCTACAATGCAGACCTATGGAATAAAGGACCAATAGTGGCTCAGGAGAAAACCCAGCTGGAGGGTTACTGCAAGCATAACGCTGCTAATGAATACAGCAACATACTGGATAAACATG TGAAGCCCTCTGTGCCTCGACTTAGCTCAGGGACACCCTCTAGTGGCAGACACCCTGCCATGCTCATGTGCAGTGCCTATGACTACTACCCCAAACAAATCAGAGTGACTTGGATTAGGgacggacaggaagtgacctcagACGTGACCTCCACAGAGGAGCTAGTTGATGGAGACTGGTACTACCAGATCCACTCCCAGCTGGAGTACATGCCCAAGTCTGGAGAGAAGATCTCCTGCATGGTGGAGCATGCCAGCCTGGACAAGCCCATTGTGGAGCACTGGG ACCCGTCCCTGCCTGAGTCTGAGAAGAGTAAGATTGCTATCGGAGCGTCTGggctggtcctgggtctggtcctATCCCTGGCTGGACTCATCTACTACCAGAGGAAGAAATCCAACG GGCGGACACTTGTGCCAAGTGGCTAG
- the LOC124471020 gene encoding H-2 class II histocompatibility antigen, A-U alpha chain-like yields the protein MKGFGTVLVLSCLLCVEALIMHEDIYISGCSDTDAENMYGLDGEVMAYADFTKQKAVNALPPFADPITYPGLYESALANREVCRGNLAVSIKAYKNPPTTLDTPHSIIYTRDDVELGVENTLICHVTGFFPAPVTVWWTRNGENVTEGVSINIPYLNKDSTFNQVSRLTFTPGEGDIYSCSVQHRSLTEPLTRIWDVEVSVPSVGPAVFCGVGLTVGLLGVAAGTFFLIKGNECN from the exons ATGAAGGGATTTGGAACTGTCCTCGTGCTCTCCTGTCTACTGTGTGTAGAAGCACTAA TTATGCATGAGGATATCTATATCAGCGGGTGCTCTGATACAGATGCAGAAAATATGTATGGACTAGATGGTGAAGTGATGGCGTACGCAGACTTCACCAAGCAGAAGGCTGTGAATGCACTGCCTCCGTTTGCTGACCCCATCACTTACCCTGGACTTTATGAAAGTGCTCTGGCAAATCGAGAGGTCTGCAGAGGAAACCTAGCCGTATCCATAAAAGCTTATAAAAACCCTCCAACTACATTAG ACACCCCCCACAGCATCATCTACACCAGAGACGATGTGGAGCTGGGGGTGGAGAACACTCTCATCTGTCACGTGACTGGGTTCTTCCCTGCCCCTGTGACAGTCTGGTGGACCAGGAACGGTGAGAACGTGACAGAGGGAGTCAGTATCAACATTCCCTACCTCAACAAAGACTCCACCTTTAACCAGGTCTCCAGGCTGACCTTCACCCCTGGGGAGGGAGACATCTACAGCTGCAGTGTGCAGCACAGGTCCCTCACTGAGCCTCTCACACGGATCTGGG ATGTGGAGGTGAGTGTGCCCAGTGTGGGTCCTGCTGTGTTCTGTGGAGTGGGCCTGACAGTGGGACTACTGGGCGTGGCTGCTGGAACATTCTTCCTCATCAAAGGAAATGAGTGCAACTGA